A segment of the Fusarium oxysporum f. sp. lycopersici 4287 chromosome 4, whole genome shotgun sequence genome:
GCTTCGTCGTCAACAAGGGCAAGTTCTAAAGTATGGTGAGAAGACGGAATACGAATGGATACGATATCATTTACTAGCCACACTTGACAGGAGGTGGAGCATTGGCGCACGAACGATAAAAATAGTCTTGGGAATTAAATCAATTAAATCAGATCCTTTCCTTGAAAACGCCATTGGGTCGGGTCACTAATTGAGGTATCTATCTAATTTAACCAGGAGGGAGCTGACTAGCATCGACAACCTCGTCTGCCTCCATGACAAGGGACTCCTGGTTACCTTCAGACAGAGGAGATCGGGGTAGAGCCATCAGACCTGTACGGGCAGACTCAAGAATGCCAAAGGGAGCAACAAGCTTGAGGAACGAGTCGATACGTGACTGCTTAGCAGAACTGGAACCACATGTCAGTATTGCGCATGAATGAGTAGACAAGAGGGAGAGTGTGGGTAACATACACTTCAACAATGCAGCTGTTGGTGCTGATATCTAGGACCTTGCCGCCAAACTGGTGGGCGAAGTAAGTGATCGACTTAAGATGCTCGTGCTTGTGTCGTAGAGCTTGACTGACGGCCAACTTGCTGGGGTGGAAGTCCTTGGCGGTATCGGAGAGGCTACGTTCAATGGCCTCATGCGCGTAGTCGACATCAGTCTCGCCAGCAGCAATCTcgcggtggtggtggaggagctCCTCGAAGTACTCGGGACCAAggatgttgatcttggcaaggagaagctcgCGCTGGACAAGAGCTGCGTTGGTATAGTCGAGGACGGCCCAGACAGGAACCAGATCCTCAAGCTGTCGGCGAGCCTGCTCAACAACGCCATCTTGACCAGTGAGGACAATGGTCATGCGAGAAAGGTCGTCAACCTCAGTGTTACACACGACCAGAGAGTCAATGTTGAACCCGCGAGCTGCCAAAATTCCGGAAACACGGGACAGAACACCAGGTTCGTTCTGGACCAGACAGTTGAGTATATGGCGCTTGGGGGGAGCGGTTGAAGGGACTGGGGTCTCGTAAAGAATGTTGGAGACGGCGGCCTGAGCGGACCACGCAGGAGGATTGTCGCTCACGGGAAGGGGAGCAGAGCGACGGCGGAGGGCCTTGTAGGCGATGGCGGAGGTCGACGAGGAGCTATATCGCACAGCGGCGACGCCTCTCGCGGAGGCGACCCAGCGGAGGGACGAAGTCAAGGGCCGTAGAGAAGCCATCTTGTGGAGACAGGAGAACAGGAACAGTTCTCTGTTCAGAACAAGAAGGGTCTCAACACGGTAGAAATAGCAATTGGTCCGGGCGGAGGATGGGATGAAGGTGACTCAAAGTCAGGAAGAGATAGGTCGAGGGAAATGCCGAAAAAATCAATGGGCCATCGATAGGCCGGTGACCGG
Coding sequences within it:
- a CDS encoding acetolactate synthase small subunit, mitochondrial, coding for MASLRPLTSSLRWVASARGVAAVRYSSSSTSAIAYKALRRRSAPLPVSDNPPAWSAQAAVSNILYETPVPSTAPPKRHILNCLVQNEPGVLSRVSGILAARGFNIDSLVVCNTEVDDLSRMTIVLTGQDGVVEQARRQLEDLVPVWAVLDYTNAALVQRELLLAKINILGPEYFEELLHHHREIAAGETDVDYAHEAIERSLSDTAKDFHPSKLAVSQALRHKHEHLKSITYFAHQFGGKVLDISTNSCIVEVSAKQSRIDSFLKLVAPFGILESARTGLMALPRSPLSEGNQESLVMEADEVVDASQLPPG